The nucleotide window CGCTGGTCGAGGCCGAGCCCCCGCGCTCGATCGAGATGCTGCGCAACGGCGACTGTGAGATCGCCCTTGCCTTCCGCTATCCGGAAGTGCGCGGTGCGGACCCGGCAGCCGCGGCCGAGTGGGACGACCTGGTGGTCCGGCCGATCCTGGCGGACCGGCTGGTGGGCCTGGTGCCGGACGGTCACCGGCTGGCGAGGGCGAAGAGCGCGCACTTCTCCGAGCTGGCCGACGAGCCCTGGATCGCGGGCTGCCCGCGCTGCCGTCGGCATCTCGTGGAGGTGTGTGAGAGCGCGGGCTTCACCCCGCGCATCGACTTCGCGACGGACGACTATCCCGCGGTGATCGGCCTGGTCGGCGTCGGCCTGGGGGTCGCCGCGCTGCCCGAGCTGACCCTGACGTCGGTACGCCTCAAGGGAGCCACGGCCGTACGGATGGAGCCCGCCGTCCATCGTGAGATCGTCGCGCTCACGCTGCCGGATCTGGCGCACGTCCCCGCCGTCGAGGCCACGCTCGACCAGCTGGCGGACGCCGCGGGGCGCTGAGGGGACCCGCGCACACGGCCGCTCCGGCTCCGCCCTTCTGCGGGTTTCCGGCGCGCCGACGCCGCCCGCCCTGCCTCCGTCGCCGCGCCCGGCCGCACCCGACCCGCCGCTCACCGCAGCAATCTCCCACCCGAGCCCGCAGGTGCACGGCACTTGCAGGAACGTTTCTTCAGGAACGATCCGCTCCCGTGGGTCAGGCGCCCGAGGCACCCGCGTGACCGGTCATGGAGGACGCGGGGATCAGCCGGTGGCGGGCCCGGCCCATGAGCTCCTCGCGTTCGTCCTCCGTCAGGCCGCCCCAGACCCCGTAGG belongs to Streptomyces sp. NBC_01454 and includes:
- a CDS encoding LysR family transcriptional regulator translates to MIEARHLRVLRAVARTGSFSAAARELGCTQPAVSQQMKALEQSAGTPLLVRTGREMRLTQAGESLVRHAVGILAGLTAAEEEIAAIAGLRAGRVRLVSFPSGSSTLVPTALAAMRAAHPGTRVSLVEAEPPRSIEMLRNGDCEIALAFRYPEVRGADPAAAAEWDDLVVRPILADRLVGLVPDGHRLARAKSAHFSELADEPWIAGCPRCRRHLVEVCESAGFTPRIDFATDDYPAVIGLVGVGLGVAALPELTLTSVRLKGATAVRMEPAVHREIVALTLPDLAHVPAVEATLDQLADAAGR